The following nucleotide sequence is from Paroedura picta isolate Pp20150507F chromosome 1, Ppicta_v3.0, whole genome shotgun sequence.
gaagaagagctggttcttatatgccgcttttctctagatagatagatagatagatagatagatagatgatagatgatagatgatagatgatagatgatagatgatagatgatagatgatagatgatagatgatagatgatagatgatagatgatagatgatagatgatagatgatagatgatagatgatagatgatagatggatagatggatagatggatagatggatagatggatagatggatagatggatagatggatagatggatagatggatagatagatagatagatagatagatagatagatagatagatagatagatagatagatagatagatagatagatagatagatagatagatagatagatagatagatagatagggtaATGCCGGGTTAAAAGGGCAAAGGGTACACCTGCTGGACCGACCCTCCCCTGCCGCATGCCTCTCCCCTTGCCTTTGTCCCCTCAACACAATCAGCGTCCCCTCCTCTCCCGCAGTGCCGACGGGATGTACGAGGTCTCCTTCTATTCCAACGCGGTGGTGTCCTACGACGGCAGCATCTTCTGGCTGCCCCCGGCCATCTACAAGAGCGCCTGCAAGATCGAGGTGAAGCACTTCCCCTTCGACCAGCAGAACTGCACCATGAAGTTCCGCTCGTGGACGTACGACCGCACCGAGATCGACCTGGTCCTGAAGAGCGAGGTGGCCAGCCTGGACGACTTCACGCCCAGCGGCGAGTGGGACATCATCGCCCTGCCGGGTCGGCGCAACGAGAACCCCAACGACTCCACCTACGTGGACATCACCTACGACTTCATCATCCGGCGCAAGCCCCTCTTCTACACCATCAACCTCATCATCCCGTGCATCCTCATCACCTCCCTGGCCATCCTCGTCTTCTACTTGCCCTCGGACTGCGGGGAGAAGATGACCCTCTGCATCTCGGTCCTGCTGGCTCTCACCGTCTTCCTGCTCCTGATCTCCAAAATCGTGCCGCCCACCTCGCTGGACGTGCCCCTGGTGGGCAAGTACCTGATGTTCACCATGGTGCTGGTGACCTTCTCCATTGTCACCAGCGTCTGCGTGCTCAACGTCCACCACCGCTCGCCCACCACCCACACCATGCCCCCCTGGGTCAAAGTGGTCTTCCTGGAAAAGCTGCCCATGCTCCTCTTCATGAAGCAGCCGCGGCAGAACTGCGCCCGCCAGCGGCTGCGGCAGAGACGCCAGAACCAGGAGCGCACCACCAGCAGCTTCTTCCGGCGAGACGGGGCTCACGCCTGCATGCGCTACGTCAACCCGGCCACCGTTACGAAGCTGGGGACAGGAAGCGACGGGAACGGCggcggtggtggcggtggtggggcCGGCAGCAGGCCTTTCACGGAAGCGTCCGACGGGGTCAACGGTTACCGAGACAGGCCGGGTCACGCGGCACCCCCCGGGCACTGCTGCTGCGGCCTGGAGGAAGCCGTCGATGGCGTCCGTTTCATTGCAGACCACATGAAAAGCGAAGACGACGACCAGAGCGTGAGTAGAGccgctgatggggggggggaaaggggtggtCTTCGTGGGCTGCCTGGGCACACAGGGatgttctgagagccagtttggtgtagtggttaggagtgcggacttctaatctggcatgccgggttcgattctgcgctcatccacatgcagccagctgggtgaccttgggctcgccacggcactgataaaactgttctgacagagcaggaatatcaaggctctctcagcctcacccaccccacagggggtctgttgtggggagaggaaagggaaggcgactgtaagctgctttgagcctccttcgggtagggaaaagctgcatataagaaccaacctcttcttcttttcttcttctcccttctcccttctcccttctcccttctcccttctcccttctcccttctcccttctcccttctcccttctcccttctcccttctcccttctccctcttcttcttcttcttcttcttcttcttcttcttcttcttcttcttcttcttggcactCGGCTGCTGTTCGGAGGGTCTGAGCATTGAGCCTGGGGCAGTTAGTTGAAACTCGGAACGCTAAGCTATGTATTCAGAAGACCAGGGTTCGGGTGCAATAAAGACCAAGCCACTGTCTGCTCTGCATGGGAGGGGAAGCAGTGTGGTACAGCTGGATCGagtcagattttggaagttaTGCAGGGttagggaaaccaccaaggaaggctctgaagaGGGAGG
It contains:
- the CHRNB2 gene encoding neuronal acetylcholine receptor subunit beta-2 gives rise to the protein MKRPPASMALLVCVCLFGILRRSLGTDTEERLVEHLLDPSRYNKLIRPATNGSELVTVQLMVSLAQLISVHEREQIMTTNVWLTQEWEDYRLTWNPEDFDDMKKVRLPSKHIWLPDVVLYNNADGMYEVSFYSNAVVSYDGSIFWLPPAIYKSACKIEVKHFPFDQQNCTMKFRSWTYDRTEIDLVLKSEVASLDDFTPSGEWDIIALPGRRNENPNDSTYVDITYDFIIRRKPLFYTINLIIPCILITSLAILVFYLPSDCGEKMTLCISVLLALTVFLLLISKIVPPTSLDVPLVGKYLMFTMVLVTFSIVTSVCVLNVHHRSPTTHTMPPWVKVVFLEKLPMLLFMKQPRQNCARQRLRQRRQNQERTTSSFFRRDGAHACMRYVNPATVTKLGTGSDGNGGGGGGGGAGSRPFTEASDGVNGYRDRPGHAAPPGHCCCGLEEAVDGVRFIADHMKSEDDDQSVSEDWKYVAMVIDRLFLWIFVFVCVFGTIGMFLQPLFQNYASNSLMQLNHPVPGSK